From Amycolatopsis sp. YIM 10, the proteins below share one genomic window:
- the cobN gene encoding cobaltochelatase subunit CobN, protein MILLLSTSDTDLLSARAAGAEYRLANPARLDLAELPALLDGVPVVVVRILGNERTWPDGLAQVRASGAHVVVLGGEQAPDAELMRLSTVPAGIAAEAHAYLAQGGPANLEQLHHFLSDTLLLTGHGFEPPVEQPAWGVLERERKNTEGPVVAILYYRAHQLSGNTAFVHALADAVEDAGGRALPIYCATLRTREPEMMSELTKADALLVTVLAAGGTKPAEAGAGGDDEAWDVAEFAALDIPILQALCLTNDHQAWSDNDEGLSPIDAASQVAVPEFDGRLITVPFSFKETDSDGLPRYVPDAERASRVAKIALGHARLRHIPPAERRIALVLSAYPTKHSRVGNAVGLDTPASAVKLLRAMRDRGYDLGDGLPGLDPTGTDQPDGDALIHALIAAGGQDPEWLTQEQLSGNPIRVPAARYREWFDALPEDLRADMTEHWGPPPGELYVDGGDIVLASIQAGNVLLMIQPPRGFGENPVAIYHNPDLPPSHHYLAAYRWLEEDFGAHAAVHLGKHGSLEWLPGKTAGLSASCAPDAVLGSLPLIYPFLINDPGEGAQAKRRAHATIVDHLVPPMARAESYGDMARLEQLLDEHANIAAMDPAKLPAIRAQIWTLIQAAKLDHDLGVDERPHDAEFDDFLLHIDGWLCEVKDAQIRDGLHILGEAPAGEARVNLVLAMLRAQQIFGGQHGAVPGLRSALGLKENGDAPTSEVDAIEATARRLVEAMELRDWAPEAVGAVCTDVLGAPDETVHKVLSFAADEIVPRLAGTTAEIDAVLHALDGGYVAAGPSGSPLRGLINVLPTGRNFYTVDPKAIPSRLAWETGQALADSLLKRYREDTGEWPPSVGLSVWGTAAMRTSGDDAAEVLALLGVQPVWDEASRRVTGIEAIPLAELGRPRIDVTVRISGFFRDAFPHVIELLDDAVRLVAGLDEPDSENFVRAHAKADLAEHGDERRATTRIFGSKPGSYGAGLLPLMDSGNWRDDADLAEVYAVWGGYAYGRDLDGAPARPEMETAYRRITVAAKNTDTREHDIADSDDYFQYHGGMIATVRALTGQAPVSYVGDSTTPDAVRTRTLGEETTRVFRARVVNPRWIGAMRRHGYKGAFELAATVDYLFGFDATAGVVQDWMYEKLSESYVLDKENQEFLTKANPWALRGIIERLNEAADRGLWAEPDPDLLARMREVYLQLEGDLEE, encoded by the coding sequence ATGATCCTGCTCCTGTCCACTTCGGACACCGATCTGCTCAGCGCCCGTGCGGCCGGGGCCGAGTACCGGCTCGCCAACCCGGCCCGGCTCGATCTCGCGGAGCTGCCCGCGCTGCTGGACGGGGTGCCGGTTGTCGTGGTGCGCATCCTCGGCAACGAGCGGACCTGGCCCGACGGGCTGGCGCAGGTGCGCGCGAGCGGGGCGCACGTGGTGGTGCTCGGCGGGGAGCAGGCGCCGGACGCGGAGCTGATGCGGTTGTCCACCGTGCCCGCCGGGATCGCCGCCGAGGCGCACGCCTACCTCGCGCAGGGCGGCCCGGCGAACCTCGAGCAGCTGCACCACTTCCTGTCCGACACGCTGCTGCTCACCGGCCACGGCTTCGAACCGCCGGTGGAGCAGCCCGCGTGGGGCGTGCTGGAACGCGAGCGGAAGAACACCGAAGGCCCGGTTGTCGCGATCCTCTACTACCGCGCGCACCAGCTCAGCGGTAACACCGCGTTCGTGCACGCGCTGGCCGACGCGGTCGAGGACGCGGGCGGGCGCGCGCTGCCGATCTACTGCGCCACGCTGCGCACCCGCGAGCCGGAGATGATGTCCGAGCTGACCAAGGCCGACGCGCTGCTGGTCACCGTGCTGGCCGCGGGCGGCACCAAACCGGCCGAGGCCGGTGCCGGTGGCGACGACGAGGCCTGGGACGTGGCCGAGTTCGCCGCGCTGGACATCCCGATCCTGCAGGCGCTCTGCCTGACCAACGACCACCAGGCCTGGTCGGACAACGACGAGGGCCTCTCCCCGATCGACGCGGCTTCGCAGGTCGCGGTGCCGGAGTTCGACGGCAGGCTGATCACCGTGCCGTTCTCCTTCAAGGAAACCGACAGCGACGGCCTGCCCCGCTACGTGCCGGACGCCGAGCGCGCCTCGCGGGTGGCGAAGATCGCGCTCGGGCACGCGCGGCTGCGGCACATCCCGCCCGCCGAGCGCCGGATCGCGCTGGTGCTCTCGGCGTACCCGACCAAGCACTCGCGCGTGGGCAACGCGGTCGGCCTGGACACCCCGGCCAGCGCGGTGAAACTGTTGCGCGCCATGCGGGACCGGGGTTACGACCTCGGCGACGGGCTGCCCGGCCTCGACCCGACCGGGACCGACCAGCCCGACGGCGACGCGCTCATCCACGCGCTCATCGCCGCGGGCGGCCAGGACCCGGAATGGCTGACGCAGGAACAGTTGTCCGGCAACCCGATCCGCGTGCCGGCCGCGCGCTACCGTGAATGGTTCGACGCACTGCCCGAGGACCTGCGCGCCGACATGACCGAGCACTGGGGCCCGCCGCCGGGTGAGCTGTACGTGGACGGCGGCGACATCGTGCTGGCGTCCATCCAGGCGGGCAACGTGCTGCTGATGATCCAGCCGCCGCGCGGGTTCGGCGAGAACCCGGTGGCCATCTACCACAATCCCGACCTGCCGCCGAGCCACCACTACCTGGCCGCCTACCGGTGGCTGGAGGAGGACTTCGGCGCGCACGCCGCGGTGCACCTGGGCAAGCACGGTTCGCTGGAGTGGCTGCCGGGCAAGACCGCCGGGCTGTCCGCGTCCTGCGCGCCGGACGCGGTGCTCGGCAGCCTGCCGCTGATCTACCCGTTCCTGATCAACGATCCCGGTGAGGGCGCGCAGGCCAAGCGCCGCGCGCACGCCACCATCGTCGACCACCTGGTGCCGCCGATGGCCCGTGCCGAGAGCTACGGCGACATGGCGCGGCTGGAGCAGCTGCTCGACGAGCACGCGAACATCGCCGCGATGGACCCGGCGAAGCTGCCCGCGATCCGCGCGCAGATCTGGACGCTGATCCAGGCCGCCAAGCTCGACCACGACCTCGGGGTGGACGAACGCCCGCACGACGCGGAGTTCGACGACTTCCTGCTGCACATCGACGGCTGGCTGTGCGAGGTCAAGGACGCGCAGATCCGCGACGGGCTGCACATCCTCGGTGAGGCGCCCGCCGGTGAGGCCAGGGTGAACCTGGTGCTGGCCATGCTGCGCGCGCAGCAGATCTTCGGCGGTCAGCACGGTGCCGTGCCCGGCCTGCGGTCCGCCTTGGGGCTCAAGGAGAACGGCGACGCGCCGACGTCCGAAGTGGACGCCATCGAGGCGACGGCGCGCAGGCTCGTCGAAGCGATGGAACTGCGCGACTGGGCCCCGGAGGCGGTCGGCGCGGTGTGCACCGACGTGCTCGGCGCCCCGGACGAGACCGTCCACAAAGTACTTTCCTTCGCCGCGGACGAGATCGTGCCGCGGCTGGCCGGGACCACCGCGGAGATCGACGCGGTGCTGCACGCGCTCGACGGCGGGTACGTCGCGGCCGGACCGAGCGGGTCACCGCTGCGCGGGCTGATCAACGTGCTGCCCACCGGCCGCAACTTCTACACCGTCGATCCGAAGGCCATTCCGAGCCGGCTGGCCTGGGAAACCGGGCAGGCGCTGGCGGATTCGCTGCTCAAGCGGTACCGCGAGGACACCGGCGAGTGGCCGCCTTCGGTCGGGCTCTCGGTGTGGGGCACCGCGGCCATGCGCACCTCGGGCGACGACGCCGCGGAAGTGCTGGCGCTGCTGGGGGTCCAGCCGGTCTGGGACGAGGCCTCGCGGCGGGTGACCGGCATCGAGGCGATCCCGCTGGCCGAACTGGGCCGCCCGCGCATCGACGTCACGGTCCGGATCAGCGGTTTCTTCCGCGACGCCTTCCCGCACGTGATCGAGCTGCTCGACGACGCGGTCCGCCTGGTGGCTGGGCTGGACGAGCCGGATTCGGAGAACTTCGTGCGGGCGCACGCGAAGGCTGATCTGGCCGAGCACGGCGACGAACGCCGGGCGACCACCCGCATCTTCGGCTCGAAGCCGGGTTCCTACGGGGCCGGGCTGCTGCCGCTGATGGACTCCGGCAACTGGCGCGACGACGCCGACCTCGCCGAGGTGTACGCGGTGTGGGGCGGTTACGCCTACGGCCGCGACCTCGACGGCGCCCCGGCCCGGCCGGAGATGGAGACCGCGTACCGGCGGATCACCGTGGCGGCGAAGAACACCGACACGCGTGAGCACGACATCGCCGACTCGGACGACTACTTCCAGTACCACGGCGGCATGATCGCCACCGTGCGCGCGCTGACCGGGCAGGCGCCGGTGTCCTACGTCGGTGACAGCACCACCCCGGACGCGGTGCGCACCAGGACGCTCGGCGAGGAGACCACGCGGGTGTTCCGCGCGCGGGTGGTGAACCCGCGCTGGATCGGCGCGATGCGGCGGCACGGGTACAAGGGCGCCTTCGAGCTGGCGGCCACTGTGGACTACCTGTTCGGCTTCGACGCCACCGCGGGCGTGGTGCAGGACTGGATGTACGAGAAGCTCTCCGAGTCCTACGTGCTGGACAAGGAGAACCAGGAGTTCCTGACCAAGGCGAACCCGTGGGCGCTGCGGGGCATCATCGAGCGGCTCAACGAGGCCGCCGACCGCGGCCTGTGGGCCGAGCCCGACCCGGACCTGCTGGCCCGCATGCGCGAGGTCTACCTCCAGCTCGAAGGTGACCTGGAGGAGTAG
- a CDS encoding precorrin-3B synthase, translated as MSRADDSTPTTSLRVAIVEIRQRADACPGVFATHDAADGALARVRLPGGRVTAAQLRELASCAADLGDGELHLTSRGNLQLRGLERDDPRLARRLAAAGLLPRFSHERVRNYLASPVPEVDDLVAALDRAVCAEPELAALPGRFLFAVDSGRGDVAGERADVTWCGGAFLIDGEDTGVRVARERAVEALVAAALAFMASRGDAWRLRESAVARARVVDAVRPLGTVVEPVRPVLAGPPAVDGRVVAPWFGCLSGAQARRLAALAPSVVITPWRSIVLPEAHPSLAEAGFFVDPSTPGVALSACIGSPGCAKSHADVRAEASRVAAALPVSLRAHFSGCDRRCGRPRGDHVDVVATDDGGRLVDGQRFSSVDEWREGRV; from the coding sequence ATGTCTCGTGCGGATGATAGTACACCTACTACATCCCTTAGAGTGGCGATCGTGGAAATCCGTCAGCGCGCCGACGCCTGTCCCGGGGTGTTCGCCACGCACGACGCCGCGGACGGGGCGCTGGCCAGGGTGCGCCTGCCCGGTGGCCGGGTCACCGCGGCCCAGCTGCGCGAACTCGCCTCCTGCGCGGCGGATCTCGGCGACGGCGAACTCCACCTGACCTCGCGCGGGAACCTGCAACTGCGCGGACTGGAGCGGGACGACCCGCGGCTGGCTCGGCGCCTGGCCGCCGCCGGACTGCTGCCGCGGTTCAGCCACGAACGGGTCCGCAACTACCTCGCGTCGCCGGTGCCCGAGGTGGACGACCTGGTCGCCGCGCTCGACCGGGCGGTCTGCGCGGAACCGGAACTGGCCGCGCTGCCGGGCCGCTTCCTGTTCGCCGTCGACAGTGGACGCGGGGACGTCGCCGGGGAACGCGCGGACGTGACCTGGTGCGGCGGCGCCTTCCTGATCGACGGCGAGGACACCGGGGTGCGGGTGGCGCGCGAGCGAGCCGTCGAGGCGCTGGTCGCGGCGGCGCTGGCGTTCATGGCGTCGCGCGGGGACGCGTGGCGGCTGCGGGAATCGGCGGTGGCGCGTGCGCGGGTCGTCGATGCTGTCCGTCCACTGGGGACGGTCGTGGAGCCGGTCCGGCCGGTGCTGGCCGGACCGCCCGCGGTCGACGGGCGGGTGGTGGCGCCGTGGTTCGGCTGCCTGTCCGGAGCGCAGGCCCGGAGGCTGGCCGCGCTGGCACCGTCCGTGGTGATCACGCCCTGGCGGTCGATCGTGCTGCCCGAGGCCCATCCTTCGCTCGCCGAGGCTGGTTTCTTCGTCGACCCGTCGACCCCCGGGGTGGCGCTGAGCGCGTGCATCGGCTCGCCCGGCTGCGCCAAGTCCCACGCCGATGTCCGGGCCGAAGCGAGCCGCGTGGCCGCCGCGCTGCCGGTGAGTCTCCGCGCACATTTCTCGGGGTGCGATCGCCGCTGTGGTAGACCCCGGGGCGATCATGTCGACGTGGTCGCCACCGACGATGGGGGCCGGCTCGTGGACGGGCAACGGTTCTCGTCGGTGGACGAGTGGCGGGAAGGACGCGTGTGA
- a CDS encoding helix-turn-helix transcriptional regulator, with translation MSEAIYNRIAVLRAERGISRRQLSEALGVHYQTIGYLERGEYSPSLYLALKIAEYFEVAVEVIFSTAPFPRIGDSERSA, from the coding sequence ATGAGCGAGGCGATCTACAACCGGATCGCCGTGCTCCGGGCCGAACGGGGCATCTCCCGGCGCCAGCTGTCCGAGGCGCTCGGGGTGCACTACCAGACGATCGGCTATCTGGAGCGCGGTGAGTACAGCCCCAGCCTCTACCTGGCGCTGAAGATCGCGGAGTACTTCGAGGTGGCGGTCGAGGTGATCTTCTCGACCGCCCCCTTCCCGCGCATCGGCGACTCGGAGCGCTCGGCCTGA
- a CDS encoding ABC transporter permease, protein MNPVSNAVRAGLARGRIELRNTLTTGEDLAGTIIPMLILLVVMIFMRGATVPGTDFSLGSAAVPGVLGMQVVFGGMIGVAGQLMVDREDGTLLRAKATPHGMIGYLIGKITMLSATVVVSLLMILVPALFLFDGLFGGGFGAWAGFVAVLVLGMLATMPLGAAIGSLTANPRNMGLVMLPFMGLAGISGIFYPIIALPEWVQWIAQVFPMYWLGLGMRSALLPDALVTAEIGESWRHLETVGVLGVWAVAGLVLAPVLLRRMARRESGSAVAARRERAMQRVGT, encoded by the coding sequence ATGAATCCCGTGTCGAACGCCGTCCGGGCCGGGCTGGCCAGGGGACGGATCGAACTGCGCAACACGCTGACCACCGGCGAGGACCTGGCGGGCACGATCATCCCGATGCTGATCCTGCTGGTGGTGATGATCTTCATGCGCGGGGCCACCGTGCCCGGTACCGACTTCTCCCTCGGCAGCGCCGCGGTACCCGGTGTGCTCGGCATGCAGGTGGTCTTCGGCGGCATGATCGGCGTGGCCGGGCAGCTGATGGTCGACCGCGAGGACGGCACGCTGCTGCGCGCGAAGGCCACCCCGCACGGCATGATCGGCTACCTGATCGGCAAGATCACCATGCTCTCGGCCACCGTGGTGGTCAGCCTGCTGATGATCCTGGTGCCCGCGCTGTTCCTGTTCGACGGGCTGTTCGGCGGGGGTTTCGGCGCCTGGGCCGGGTTTGTCGCGGTGCTGGTGCTCGGCATGCTCGCCACCATGCCGCTGGGCGCGGCGATCGGCTCGCTGACCGCCAACCCGCGCAACATGGGCCTGGTGATGCTGCCGTTCATGGGGCTGGCCGGGATCTCGGGCATCTTCTACCCGATCATCGCGCTGCCGGAGTGGGTGCAGTGGATCGCGCAGGTGTTCCCGATGTACTGGCTCGGCCTCGGCATGCGCTCGGCGCTGCTGCCGGACGCGCTGGTCACCGCCGAGATCGGCGAGTCGTGGCGGCACCTGGAGACGGTCGGCGTGCTCGGCGTGTGGGCGGTGGCCGGACTCGTACTGGCCCCGGTCCTGTTGCGTAGGATGGCCCGCCGTGAGTCGGGTTCGGCGGTCGCCGCCCGGCGGGAACGGGCGATGCAGCGGGTGGGGACGTGA
- a CDS encoding trypsin-like serine protease: MLRRTGVLVAGLAAAGAVLVPGVAAAAGGPTPYVIGGHDATEDYSFMVSLQQGGNHFCGGSLIGEDWVVTAAHCVQGAKPDQVTTRVGAREHSSGGTETGVSKIIVHPDYAAQKPGADIALVRLDKKVTEQPIKIAAAAGDAGTATRILGWGEHCAEENCGAPEVLQELDTKVMPAADCSNFAEGKEICTGSDTPDAMGCYGDSGGPQIKGRTGEWELIGATSRDGDEDPKCASGLGVWTDVTVHQDWIAEQQAS, encoded by the coding sequence ATGCTTCGCAGAACAGGGGTGCTGGTGGCCGGACTGGCCGCCGCGGGCGCGGTGCTGGTCCCGGGGGTCGCCGCGGCGGCCGGTGGGCCGACGCCGTACGTCATCGGGGGCCACGACGCGACCGAGGACTACTCGTTCATGGTGTCGTTGCAGCAGGGCGGGAACCACTTCTGTGGTGGCTCGCTGATCGGCGAGGACTGGGTGGTGACCGCGGCGCACTGCGTGCAGGGCGCCAAGCCGGACCAGGTCACCACCCGCGTCGGCGCGCGGGAGCACAGCAGCGGGGGCACCGAAACCGGCGTCAGCAAGATCATCGTGCACCCTGACTACGCCGCGCAGAAGCCGGGCGCGGACATCGCGCTGGTGCGGCTGGACAAGAAGGTGACCGAGCAGCCGATCAAGATCGCCGCGGCCGCCGGTGACGCGGGCACGGCGACCCGGATCCTCGGCTGGGGCGAGCACTGCGCCGAGGAGAACTGCGGTGCGCCGGAGGTGCTGCAGGAACTGGACACCAAGGTGATGCCTGCCGCGGACTGCAGCAACTTCGCCGAGGGCAAGGAGATCTGCACCGGGAGCGACACCCCGGACGCGATGGGCTGCTACGGCGACTCGGGCGGGCCGCAGATCAAGGGCCGCACGGGGGAGTGGGAGCTGATCGGGGCCACCAGCCGCGACGGTGACGAGGACCCGAAGTGCGCCAGCGGTCTTGGTGTGTGGACCGATGTCACGGTGCACCAGGACTGGATCGCCGAGCAACAGGCGAGCTGA
- a CDS encoding MarR family winged helix-turn-helix transcriptional regulator, translating into MSEPPVEPSRTELSLIALFAGWAMTGEVQRRMGGDGFEQLRFNDGFVIQHVLAGPLTVSALAERMGVTQQAASKAAADLVRRGVLTRKPAPDDARARLLELTGFGRASVESARRHRAALESELEAGWGADRVADARALLTEILHRLGGAEAVRQRRVRPLD; encoded by the coding sequence ATGAGCGAACCACCGGTAGAGCCGAGCCGGACCGAGCTGTCCCTGATCGCCCTGTTCGCGGGCTGGGCGATGACCGGCGAGGTGCAGCGGCGGATGGGCGGTGACGGCTTCGAACAGCTGCGGTTCAACGACGGCTTCGTGATCCAGCACGTGCTCGCCGGGCCGCTGACCGTCTCCGCGCTCGCCGAGCGCATGGGCGTCACCCAGCAGGCCGCGTCGAAGGCCGCGGCCGACCTGGTCCGCCGCGGCGTGCTCACCAGGAAGCCCGCACCGGACGACGCGCGGGCGCGCCTGCTCGAACTGACCGGCTTCGGGCGCGCGTCGGTCGAGTCCGCGCGACGGCACCGCGCCGCGCTGGAGTCCGAATTGGAGGCCGGCTGGGGCGCGGACCGGGTCGCCGATGCCCGCGCCCTGCTGACGGAAATTCTCCACCGCCTCGGCGGTGCCGAAGCGGTGCGACAGCGCCGGGTTCGGCCATTGGACTGA
- a CDS encoding precorrin-8X methylmutase, with protein sequence MIEYIRDGAEIYRHSFATIRAEADLAVLPDDLVPVAVRMIHACGMVDLVGDLRYTLDVVESGRAALEAGAPVLCDANMIASGVTRKRLPAANEVLCTLSDPSVPGLAERMGTTRSAAALELWRDKLPGSVVAIGNAPTALFRLLEMIEEGAGVPAAIIGVPVGFVGAVESKEALAERAPAPYLLVRGRRGGSAMAVAAVNAIASEVE encoded by the coding sequence GTGATCGAGTACATCCGGGACGGGGCGGAGATCTACCGCCACTCCTTCGCCACCATCCGGGCGGAGGCCGATCTGGCCGTGTTGCCCGACGACCTCGTGCCGGTGGCGGTGCGGATGATCCACGCCTGCGGCATGGTCGACCTGGTCGGGGACCTGCGGTACACGCTCGACGTGGTGGAGTCCGGCCGGGCCGCGCTCGAGGCGGGTGCCCCGGTGCTGTGCGACGCGAACATGATCGCCAGCGGCGTCACCCGCAAGCGTCTGCCCGCGGCGAACGAGGTGCTGTGCACGCTGTCCGACCCGTCGGTGCCGGGGCTGGCCGAGCGCATGGGCACCACCCGGTCGGCGGCGGCGCTGGAGCTGTGGCGCGACAAGCTGCCCGGTTCGGTGGTGGCCATCGGCAACGCGCCGACCGCGTTGTTCCGGCTGCTGGAGATGATCGAAGAAGGAGCAGGCGTGCCGGCCGCGATCATCGGCGTGCCGGTGGGTTTTGTCGGCGCGGTGGAGTCGAAGGAGGCGCTCGCCGAGCGGGCGCCGGCGCCGTACCTGCTGGTGCGCGGGCGGCGGGGCGGCAGCGCGATGGCCGTGGCCGCGGTGAACGCGATCGCGAGCGAGGTCGAATGA
- a CDS encoding ABC transporter ATP-binding protein: MRYGTNDVLKGVDFTASRGEVVALLGPNGAGKTTTIEILEGFRMRSGGAVSVLGTDPAHGDEAWRARLGVVLQSWRDHGRFRVRDLLAHLGRYYAPFATDQISRPWDTDELIETVGLTEHANKRIGRLSGGQRRRLDVAIGIVGKPELLFLDEPTAGFDPEARREFHDLVHRLADDDETTILLTTHDLDEAEKLADRILILADGRIIADGSADELSRRISGEAEIRWTRDGQRFVHLTTESTKYVHELFKQYGDGIGELEVRRASLEDTYMTLVHQAETGHAVEAVREFAGSNLEER, translated from the coding sequence ATGCGCTACGGCACCAACGACGTGCTCAAGGGGGTGGATTTCACCGCGAGCCGCGGTGAGGTCGTGGCACTGCTGGGGCCGAACGGCGCGGGCAAGACAACAACGATCGAGATCCTGGAAGGCTTCCGCATGCGCTCCGGGGGCGCGGTGTCGGTGCTGGGCACGGACCCGGCACACGGCGACGAGGCCTGGCGCGCGCGGCTGGGGGTGGTCCTGCAGTCCTGGCGCGATCACGGCCGCTTCCGCGTCCGCGACCTGCTCGCGCACCTCGGCCGCTACTACGCGCCCTTCGCCACCGACCAGATCAGCCGTCCGTGGGACACCGACGAGCTGATCGAGACGGTCGGGCTCACCGAGCACGCGAACAAGCGGATCGGGCGGCTCTCCGGCGGGCAGCGGCGGCGCCTCGATGTGGCCATCGGCATCGTCGGCAAGCCGGAACTGCTCTTTCTCGACGAGCCGACGGCCGGTTTCGACCCGGAGGCGCGGCGCGAGTTCCACGACCTGGTGCACCGCCTGGCCGACGACGACGAGACCACGATCCTGCTCACCACGCACGACCTGGACGAGGCGGAGAAGCTGGCCGACCGCATCCTGATCCTGGCCGACGGCCGGATCATCGCCGACGGCTCGGCCGACGAGCTGTCCCGCCGGATCAGCGGTGAGGCGGAGATCCGCTGGACCCGCGACGGGCAGCGCTTCGTGCACCTGACCACCGAGTCCACCAAGTACGTGCACGAGCTGTTCAAGCAGTACGGCGACGGGATCGGCGAGCTGGAGGTGCGCCGCGCGTCGCTGGAGGACACCTACATGACGCTGGTGCACCAGGCCGAGACCGGCCACGCCGTCGAAGCCGTCCGTGAGTTCGCGGGGTCCAACCTGGAGGAACGATGA
- a CDS encoding pyridoxamine 5'-phosphate oxidase family protein: MVVEKAAPPAEVVDEFVRVAHRVVWCSMATVDRRGRPRSRVVHPYWEATGDGLVGWVTTRPTPLKRAHLARTPYVSCSYWDPVHEVAVAECEAEYAETPEVRRHVWELFGAAGPPLGFDLRILGVDDPLDQRFTVLRLRPWRLSAGALAWRRGVGHPADGGPAEGMIQL; encoded by the coding sequence ATGGTTGTGGAAAAGGCCGCACCCCCGGCCGAGGTGGTGGACGAGTTCGTGCGGGTGGCCCACCGGGTGGTCTGGTGCTCGATGGCCACGGTCGACCGGCGCGGGCGGCCGCGGTCGCGGGTGGTGCACCCGTACTGGGAGGCCACCGGTGACGGGCTCGTCGGCTGGGTGACCACCCGGCCGACGCCGCTGAAGCGGGCGCACCTGGCGCGCACGCCCTACGTTTCGTGCTCGTACTGGGATCCGGTGCACGAGGTGGCCGTGGCCGAATGCGAGGCCGAGTACGCGGAAACGCCGGAGGTCCGGCGGCACGTGTGGGAGCTGTTCGGCGCGGCCGGCCCGCCACTGGGCTTCGACCTGCGGATACTCGGCGTGGACGACCCGCTGGACCAGCGGTTCACCGTGCTGCGGCTGCGGCCGTGGCGGCTCAGCGCCGGTGCGCTGGCGTGGCGGCGCGGGGTCGGCCATCCGGCCGATGGCGGCCCGGCCGAAGGAATGATCCAACTGTGA
- a CDS encoding precorrin-2 C(20)-methyltransferase, which yields MSGVLYGVGLGPGDPELVTIKAARLIAEADVIAYHSARHGRSIARSVAEPYLREGQLEEALVYPVTTETTDHPGGYDGAIAEFYELSAKRLAEHLDAGRSVVVLCEGDPFFYGSYMYMHERLADRYEAHVVPGVTSVSGAAAQLGLPLVQKEEVLTVLPGTLPGPQLAMKLAEADAAAVLKLGRTFTTVRDALAEAGKLDDAWYVERATWGSQRIERLAEVDPSSVPYFSLALLPSPAYAARVGSPAAVPAAESAPAGEVVVVGLGPAGPDWLTPEASAALAAADHLVGYGPYLARVPQRAGQQRHSTGNRVEAERAVEALELALSGASVAVVSSGDPGVFAMASAVLEQAEAPRFASVPVRVLPGVTAAQAAAARVGAPLGHDYCVLSLSDRLKPWEVIERRLDAVGAADLVLAIYNPASRSRTTQLASAVSVLLRHRPADTPVVLARDVGGAEESVRVVTLGTLDPSEVDMRCLLIVGSSRTRIAGNGAVWTPRHY from the coding sequence ATGAGCGGCGTGCTGTACGGGGTCGGCCTCGGCCCCGGTGACCCGGAACTGGTGACCATCAAGGCCGCGCGGCTGATCGCCGAGGCCGACGTGATCGCGTACCACAGCGCGCGGCACGGGCGCAGCATCGCGCGCTCGGTCGCCGAGCCGTACCTGCGGGAAGGGCAGCTGGAGGAGGCGCTGGTCTACCCGGTGACCACCGAGACCACCGACCACCCCGGCGGTTACGACGGCGCCATCGCCGAGTTCTACGAGCTGAGCGCGAAACGGCTCGCCGAGCACCTGGACGCCGGGCGCAGCGTGGTGGTGCTGTGCGAGGGCGACCCGTTCTTCTACGGCTCCTACATGTACATGCACGAACGGCTCGCCGACCGGTACGAGGCGCACGTGGTGCCCGGGGTGACCTCGGTCAGCGGGGCGGCGGCCCAGCTCGGCCTTCCGCTGGTGCAGAAGGAAGAAGTGCTGACCGTGCTGCCGGGCACGCTGCCCGGTCCGCAGCTGGCGATGAAGCTGGCCGAGGCGGACGCGGCGGCGGTGCTCAAGCTCGGCCGCACCTTCACCACGGTGCGCGACGCGCTCGCCGAGGCGGGAAAACTGGACGACGCGTGGTACGTCGAACGCGCGACCTGGGGTTCGCAGCGGATCGAGCGGCTGGCGGAGGTGGACCCGTCTTCGGTGCCCTACTTCTCGCTGGCCTTGCTGCCGAGCCCGGCCTACGCCGCACGTGTCGGCTCCCCGGCCGCTGTTCCCGCCGCCGAATCGGCTCCGGCTGGTGAGGTCGTGGTGGTGGGCCTGGGCCCGGCCGGTCCGGACTGGCTGACCCCGGAGGCCTCGGCGGCACTGGCCGCGGCAGATCACCTGGTCGGGTACGGCCCGTACCTCGCCCGGGTGCCACAGCGGGCGGGACAGCAGCGGCACAGCACGGGGAACCGGGTCGAGGCCGAACGCGCGGTGGAGGCCTTGGAGCTGGCCCTTTCCGGCGCTTCGGTGGCGGTGGTCTCCTCGGGCGACCCCGGCGTCTTCGCGATGGCTTCGGCGGTGCTGGAGCAGGCCGAGGCCCCTCGGTTCGCTTCGGTCCCGGTGCGGGTATTGCCCGGAGTGACCGCCGCACAGGCCGCCGCCGCCCGGGTGGGTGCGCCCCTCGGCCACGACTACTGCGTGCTGTCGCTGTCGGATCGCCTGAAGCCGTGGGAGGTGATCGAGCGCCGCCTGGACGCGGTGGGCGCCGCCGACCTGGTGCTGGCGATCTACAACCCGGCGTCGCGGAGCCGGACCACGCAACTGGCCTCGGCCGTCTCGGTCCTGCTGCGGCACCGCCCGGCGGACACCCCCGTGGTGCTCGCGCGCGACGTGGGCGGTGCGGAGGAGTCGGTGCGGGTGGTCACCCTCGGCACGCTTGATCCGTCCGAAGTGGACATGCGGTGCCTGCTGATCGTGGGCTCGTCACGCACCAGGATCGCCGGGAACGGCGCCGTCTGGACCCCGCGCCACTACTGA